atgtgtacgacagtggtaataagcgcgacgtgcacgacagtggtattaagcacgacgtgcacgacagtggtaataagcgcgacgtgtacgacagtggtaataagcgcgacgtgcacgacagtggtattaagcacgacgtgcacgacagtggtaataaacgcgacaTGCACTACAGTGGTAAGAAGCGCagcgtgcacgacagtagtactAAGCGTGGCGTCCATGACaatagtattgagtgcagtgtgcacgacagtggtactAAGCGTGGCGTCCaagacagtagtattgagtgcagtgtgcacgacagtggtactAAGCGTGGCGTCCAAGACAGTAGTATTGAgcgcagtgtgcacgacagtggtactAAGCGTGGCGtccacgacagtagtattgattgCAGTGTGCACGGCAGTGGTACTAAGCGTGGCGtccacgacagtagtattgagtgcagtgtgcacgacagcggtaataagcgcggcgtgcacgacagtagtattgattgcagtgtgcacgacagcggtaataagcgcggcgtgcacgacggcagtattgagtgcagtgtgtacgacagtggtaataagcgcggcgtgcacgacggcagtattgagtgcagtgtgcacgacagtggtaataagcgcggcgtgcacgacagtagtattgagtgcagtgtgcacgacagtggtaataagcgcggcgtgcacgacagtagtattgagtgcagtgtgcacgacagtggtaataagcgcggcgtgcacgacgGCAGTATTGAGTGCaatgtgcacgacagtggtaataagcgcggcgtgcacgacagtagtattgagtgcagtgtgcacgacagtggtaataagcgcggcgtgcacgacggcagtattgagtgcagtgtgcacgacagtagtagtgagtgcagtgtgcaagacagtggtaataagcgcggcgtgcacgacagtagtattgagtgcagtgtgcacgacagtggtaataagcgcggcgtgcacgacgGCAGTATTGAGTGCAATGTGCACGACAGtagttgagtgcagtgtgcacggctgtggtaataagcgcggcgtgcacgacagtagttgagtgcagtgtgcacggctgtggtaataagcgcggcgtgcacgacagtagttgagtgcagtgtgcacggctgtggtaataagcgcggcgtgcacgacagtagtgctgagtgcagtgtgcacgacagtggtaataagcgcggcgtgcacgacggcagtattgagtgcagtgtgcacgacagtagtagtgagtgcagtgtgcaagacagtggtaataagcgcggcgtgcacgacgGCAGTATTGAGTGCaatgtgcacgacagtggtaataagcgcgacggcagtattgagtgcagtgtgcacgacagtagtagtgagtgcagtgtgcaagacagtggtaataagcgcgacggcagtattgagtgcagtgtgcacaacAGTAgtagtgagtgcagtgtgcaagacagtggtaataagcgcgacggcagtattgagtgcagtgtgcacgacagtagtgctgagtgcagtgtgcacgacaatggtaataagcgcggcgtgcacgacggcagtattgagtgcagtgtgcacgacagtagtagtgagtgcagtgtgcaagacagtggtaataagcgcggcgtgcacgacgGCAGTATTGAGTGCaatgtgcacgacagtggtaataagcgcgacggcagtattgagtgcagtgtgcacgacagtagtagtgagtgcagtgtgcaagacagtggtaataagcgcgacggcagtattgagtgcagtgtgcacgacagtggtaataagcgcggcgtgcacgacagtagtattgagtgcagtttGCACGACAGTGATAATAggcgcggtgtgcacgacagtagtattgagtgcagtgtgcacgaccgTGGTAATAAGCACGGCGTGCACGACGGTAATAAGCGCAGTATGCACGACTGTGGTAATCggcgcggcgtgcacgacagtaataagcGCAGTGTGCACGACTGTGGTAATAAGTGTGACGTGCAGGACAGTGGTTTTGAGCGCGGTGTGTACGGCAGTGGTAATAAGTGCGGTGTACACGACAATGGTATTGAGCGCGGTGTGCACGGCAGTGGTAATAAGTGCGGTGTCCACGATAGTGGTATTGAGCGCGGTGTGCACGGCAGTGGTAATAagtgcggtgtgcacgacagtggtattcAGCGCGGTGTGCACGGCAGTTGTAATAAATGCGGTGTACACGACAATGGTATTGAGCGCGGTGTGCAAGGCAGTGGTAATAAGTGCGGTATgctaggcggtggcgtaggtggtatcgtactgggctcacattcaccgcgtgatggacgacgcgggttcgaatccccacgctaccactcggatttttcagtcaccgccgagtggcttaaaactacccacatgctgtcctgaagaccacccatcaacccggactctagaggaagccgtccaagcgaatcaagaacgagttccggggggcagcatgagccaatgcaagatggcgccactataaacactcgcctgcgccagaacgggctgggccgaccatcaggccccacctggaagaagccttgggccgaccatcaggccccaccgggaagatgcctaccggcacaataggcaacaacgtaaaaaaaaaaaaaaaaaaaaaaaagtggtattgAGCGCGTTGTGCACGGCAGTGGTAATAagtgcggtgtgcacgacagtgttATTCAGCGCGGTGTGCACGGCAGTGGTAATAagtgcggtgtgcacgacagtggtattcAGCGCGGTCTGCACGGCAGTGGTAATAAGTGCggtatgcacgacagtggtattgAGGGCAGTGTGCACGGCAGTGGTAATAAGTGCGGTTTGCACGACAGTGGTATTGAGCGCGGTGTGCACGGCAGTGGTAATAagtgcggtgtgcacgacagtggtattcAGCGCGGTGTGCACGGCAGTGGTAATAAGTGCggtatgcacgacagtggtattgAGCGCGATGTGCACGGCAGTGGTAATAAGTgtggtgtgcacgacagtgatatTGAGCGcggtgtgcacggcggtggtagTGAGAGTaatgtgcacgacagtggtgttGCGCGCCGTGTTTGAATGGGATAATGGTCAACTGACGATACATGCAATTTATGTGCGTCCGCTCTTTGTGGATCCTGTGGTTCGTTTGTTATTAGTTGTGTTGTCATGTTAGAGATCCAGCGTGACTCATGCATGGTAAGTAGAGGTCAGCTGGGAGCCGTCCGCCGTCTGTTACTAAGTATTCAGTAGTATTCAAGTTTaaaactttgctatcctcaacgatctagagcagttggtccagcaccttacacgtattcccgaccgtcttagagacaggcccaacattctagacctcttccctacctcaaacccttctccttactctgtcaaactgttctctccgttgggctcctccgatcacaaccttatttctgtatcctgttctatcgctcctgtacaccctctggacccaccgaagaggcgatgcttctggcattttccttcagctcggtgggacgacctgtggatgtacttttccgatttcccgtggaatgattattgcttccaggagagagacccctctgtgtgtgctcagcgcatcacagaggtgattgtctcttgaaTGGGGCATACATACCTCGTTCTTTCTCGACTCCTCATGTTAAAAAGCCTtgatttaatcacgcttgttctcgtgctgtcaaagataaataggcagctcacaaaaggtaccagggccttcgaactaatgctaaccatgaatTTTATATttttgcccggaatcgtgccagatctattcttcgactaaccaaaaattctttcatcaacagaaaatgccaaaaccttcctTTCGCTAactcttctcgtgacttctggcatctagccaaaaacatctccaactacacttcctcatctttccctcctctcctcattcctgacggcaacactgccgtctcatctatctctaaggctgaactcttctctcaaactttctctaaaaactccactctggacgattctgggcatattccttctactcatcccccctctgactcttttatgccttttataaagattcttcaaaatgatgttttctatgccctctctggcctcaatcctcaggcgccggatgctcaaaggtggtggtaactTATCCCCGGAGACGGTTGTAAGTCACGGGTCGCGTCGCAAGTTTGCTCCCGCTAGGATCCTCCTCCGCAGCGATGCACAGCGCGGTCGCCGCGGCGTGATAAGGGTCAGTCCTATGGTTCACGAGTGAGGCGGTAGAGGGCGGGCAGCTCACCAGCTGATGTGAttgcaaccaatggaaatcagtgaaacaaaaaagacagccaatcaggatcaagGAAGGTGATTGCAAAAAAACGGCGCCAGCGACGAAAACTACCGCGAGTCAGTATTTCCTCAAGTCCGTACAGCCAAGCTAAGATGGGGAAGACTAGTGAGTATTGGCCGGAGAGGAGGTTACCGTGCTGGAAATAACGACGGTCAAGATTTTAGAAGTGGGGCAGTTGTCAGGCGCGGCAAAGAGGTGTGGGTTAGAGGTGAACAACATATGCTATTtgtgtgggtacgagaggaagttagaggctcaGGAATGCATAATACGTGCATTGAGGAGTGAGATGAGGGAGCTAAGGAAGAGGTTTGACAGTGCTCAGAAGAGGCAAGTCCTGGGGGCCGGCCTGGCAAGGGCGATGGACAAGGAGAGGCAGGTGGGAGCACGGTGCCTGATAGGGGAtgcaaggtgtgacattcatgtatgggtgaaaggggggtgacgatatgattgagcacatgctacttgaatgatgtatataagagagaaaaggggattatggtaacagttgtgaccgaatggaataggatgttggagagggatgtaaaaaggttaaatgcatgcaatattatttcagctgaggtaattttcaaagcagacaattgtcgtcattcagtagatcatgtcatccttaatcatcagaaatcattttcaagactcaattctgacctgtcacattgcgtagatcttgtcattcttagtcagttgaggtcatcttgaagccaacaattcttgtttcatagttcaattcttgtcattctttctctttttgttcctcaggtatattttgcaaattgatatcatatttatttccatttatttaattttgggagcaggcattaaggccaggttaccttatatttagtttaattaggtcagatcaggttaggttagatttaatttgattaggatagttagttttaattgtgttcagtgaatgtgtaatatgcttcagttatataatgtgtactcgccattgccaatggagcttgggaataataacacatgacttagtcattcacttgtttttttattggattaacccgcagtttgagtattacagcttgatgtagcacgtaacagctaatacagcacaacaaataagtaattactgagaaatcatgtatacaggaaggtagttggtgtggaagagaaatggctactaactctgccctgtgcacggggggtgataagtggtgccacaaagagatgctcagggctgagaaatgtaaatcaagtagtggtgcattacaggtgcccagtttgtgagagaggggacaggaaacggaggaaataggtaattggaactgtgtggcacagcagaagggaggaaaggacctatAGTAAGTTTGCTGGTCAACataaaaatattcttaatgtcgtccctggcatgggcactccttaataatgttggttgatcatacctcaaagtagaattaattgttgatcacttaaacccgagagtaaaattagtagtttatttaccaagtcttataaggcaccgttatcgcacacaggattatcatctgccaaataatatgggtagcgtgactttaagaatattacttaaggtaaatatatttgtttagagattctgatgatgaactaagggtcaagggacaagattcagccatacaagactaaactgtcgctcataacacttagaacttagtctcattataaactaacatgtaaacacaagaaacaagtagcaccaacacacaaacaaaacctatcaagtgttctcactaacatgtggtaaaaaacctgctcattcagtctaacaccactcatcaacttaattaagccttgactacaactactgagtgtttgcactccaccgtggttacccatgataatgacacacacaccatttgtccttttccctctttcctcctcccgcacacaacccccagggcatgctggcttgggtcccgacagcagtcagccagcctaccatcagacagacttacttcgacacctctgtatggggcgataccttgtataagagtccttaaatataatattatagcctaggtatattgaacacttctatgtatgtgaggccggTTATGCTATACGAAGCAACAAGTtggagaggatgacatggagccaagagtgcagaatgctgagatacatggggcatgtgagatggacaagtagggtatcaaactaggtgataagaatgtgtggtggaggtggtgcccctcctgatcaaagacgctgaagttagggttgactgaagatctgctgggcagcatgttggtaaccctccgccactAGTCAATGATTGAAAACTCTCAGCGTCATGCGGTGGGAgtcgagtcctctggatcaccacgtacacgctgaccactcggccaccggtgcACCATATGCAATCTGCAGGTGGaagctgatattaattacatattaataataatcgcTATATAAATTATGATCAAGAATGCCGAACATGTGGCCATtatgatttcttgttttgttcttatgcctcCGACTGTGAGTTCTGCACATTTGgatttgaaagtaatctattactaactgcaaggtctacatatatgcctaccaatattcaggaaaagaagtttataataatttcctgcctgacaacttgaccaggaatcagtctgttgtttctcacaggctgaactggtacttcttctgcagcgatccactcagtagttgtgcaggagcatacaagaagtcgcaatcttcatagtcttcttggggtcatactgcaaacttcctcctgacttatgtaggcacctgcaccttgacttgaggatcccaaaggtccgttcgacaacgcatcttgtcctgtgatgacttgttgtatcgttcctccccaggtgttgtcgggcgtgcaactggggtcatcaggaatggctccagaggatacgcactgtctcctgtgaagttgaaaattcattaatccattatttatcattatgaaatgcatgaaaactatcttaaaaattctattaatatctattgctgtggttgacatctttatctcatgactggccttttcacaaagtacccgagttactttatcaatggcccttgattggtcatttccaacaccgtttccaataacaccttgaaagctgccactcgcaaaaaccttagtgtagccagaacctgggtgtgtgttgggagtgcatgtgccctcctggttcGCCTTTCCAGGTGGGGGCGCAACTCATCGCAGAGCCTGATGATTTCCTGACGGGGAAATCTATACACCTGCAACAGGTGCTCATCACTGACATGTAGTGGGTCGAGTGGGTCCCGatatctcctttccctgcacAGTCTACGATTGAAAATGTATGCCGCAACAAGCTCCATCTGTGAAACACAGAAATAACTACATTACTAGAGAGGACTAGAACATacggtaattatttaagacacataattgtaacctaattaaatggcccttaaaaggtaaagaaatatcaatgttgctATTATCTAAAATAAACATTACTAGAGAGGACTAGAACATACagtaattatttaagacacataattgtaagctaattaaatggcccttaaaaggaaaagaaatatcaatgttgctgttatctaaaaataaattgaggacgtaaagcaaataacaataataataaagaaagaaacatgtttaaaaaatatgagtACAGCTCCCCGAGCCAAAACCttcttggctacacctaaatctccacaactaatgcacaaaccatgcatggGTAACATTTATGTGACCCctgccacgttgaaataaagctatacacatgtatggaggctattacagcttcatgggataagaaatactaatccaagccacctgagccaaagccttactggctacacctaaatctccacaactaatgcacaaacCATGTATGAGCGACCTTTATGTGACCCctgccacgttgaaataaagctatacacatgtatgaaggctattacaggtgcatgggataagaaatattaatccaagccacccgagccaaagccgccagatggcttatggacctgatggagtgcctcctattgtccttaaaaaccgtGCCTCTGCCTTTCaaaatctatctttccttcctgctggaagaacgcctacatacagcctgtacctaagaggGGTGACCTCTCTAATCTTTCAAAATGCcgttctatagctttactttcttcttttcctaaagcttttgaatcaatccttcacCGGAAAATTCGTAAGCTTCTAtacacttctgaccttttatctgatcgccagtatgaatTTCGCAAatggcattctactggtgatcttcttgccttcctaaccgattcttggtcatcctcttagctgtttcggtgaaacctttgctattgcgctggacatatcaaaagcttttaatAGGGTTTGGCAcacatctttgctttccaaactaccctcctacggtttctatccttctctctgtacctttatctccagtttcctttctgaccgttctatttctgctgtggtagacggtcactgttctgccCCTAAACCTACTAACactggtgtcccacagggttctgtcctatctcccactctctttctgttgttcattgatgatcttcttttcaaaacgaactgtcctatccattcttacgccgatgactacactctgcattactcaacttcttttaatagaaaacccacccaccctccagattaagtgactttcaaaagcaTTATAATTAAGTTCATTTAGCCTGTGTCACTCTCAAAGTTATACGCCTCCAttgtctagtggttagcgtgcctggcttctactcccgggcagtcggcgtgcagttcacccagctgttcatcctccctctcaggctggtcgataaatgggtacctggggaaggtaatctgtggtaacccagatatcacactggccctgtgtcccagggtaatgagGGCTCCCTTCCACcagtctcaagggccaatgttacggagatgagcactgaggccatgcactGCTACTGcgtatccccccaactttactactTTTACTCTCatagtatataattgtgtgtttgtgagtgtgtgtgtgtgtgtcacatcctggaaagcccaagacttctctcaaaactctgatgactcgagaaagagtccggcttccagctatatcttgagagccaacagtcgccgtggaaattttctaggtatagtggaatgtgTTTTGCCAGTGGGCAGTGCCTTTGCCTTTGAAGAACTCtaccgagttcttaacgaaacacacccatacaccaatttgctcgatgatttcctgtattttattgccagtacactatttaacacatttaaatatttaataatgtatatatcaatgcccactttttcattatgttctcaacttgtgccagcaACATATGAGCCAGTACTTTaataaggttaggttacataaatgaaaaaaagtgcatATATGACTTAAAAATAAACATTATTTTCTGTCAATACCCAAAAAAAACCTTGAATTTCAAGGAGAAAGAATTTTTTATTgtctatggacaaagaacctttattttctagttttaatgttgtgctataagtagaaaatgaagtaattatatatttttcacttaacctttttgcatgaaataaatatcaatatatataaatattttgcctcaacctaaaatcataaaattatttttcagttatagtagctatgaaactatgagtggaaataaaactgggtgatgaatcaaaccttgacgggtgttgctgggttgctaatttaccagcaataggttaccatgtgatggagatgagcaccgaggccacacacagctatgtgTATGCCCCCAGCTTCACCCTACCTTTACTAGACACATCATCTGtaacacccagtaaaactagcatactaaatagtaaatgtaataccttaatacagtaaaCATCATTGAGACAAGGATGAGCCATGGGATGACtaaattaccaaaatatccaacaaacatataatgcatattgcaaagaatgggtaattgcttagcaggatcagtctatttgagatgcatattacttatttcctgtggTATGTTATGATGTTTTTTAATGGGGAtctgtttattaccacaataattcagctatgaaagtgctacagcaaatttaccccagaattcactataacaagcactgcggcatatattgtccagccgtcttcactcccaaatctatttacaaactaacagactcattttaacctagtggaaggtaacctaactctgctaaaattgtaacctataattgccgctggggatagtagcctatcgttacagaggagagtaaactgtcaacccaagtatgagactcaccaaatcaactctaCTACTTTCATAATTGTTTCCTGGTGATAAGtaactccacaaaaaaagacatgataatttacccagtaatgaatagtttgtgtctctaaaataggtcgctaaaatctgctaaacaatggcaaggggacacccagaaatatgttcagggagattggagggcagagaaaaagacaagacaagagaaactttgggggtgcagggcctgaaacctcttcaacggtaaacgggtggggcccggcccatccttggttgtgctagtggtctaaggtattacaaactacaaattaagactaaattattcaccgagcatgtatgagtacccacattaccccctggtgGATCTCCTGCTAGCATTTCAAGCCCTTCATATATATTATCACGAGTGTTTACAGCAGGATATAGAAAAtagcagaaaatagatcca
Above is a window of Eriocheir sinensis breed Jianghai 21 chromosome 16, ASM2467909v1, whole genome shotgun sequence DNA encoding:
- the LOC126999144 gene encoding uncharacterized protein LOC126999144, encoding MHDCGNRRGVHDSNKRSVHDCGNKCDVQDSGFERGVYGSGNKCGVHDNGIERGVHGSGNKCGVHDSGIERGVHGSGNKCGVHDSGIQRGVHGSCNKCGVHDNGIERGVQGSGNNVIQRGVHGSGNKCGVHDSGIQRGLHGSGNKCGMHDSGIEGSVHGSGNKCGLHDSGIERGVHGSGNKCGVHDSGIQRGVHGSGNKCGMHDSGIERDVHGSGNKCGVHDSDIERGVHGGGSESNVHDSGVARRV